A window of Microbacterium hominis genomic DNA:
TGGGGCGGGTAGCGCAGCATCCGCTGGAAATGCACGGTGCCCAGCAACCGCCCGGTCGGCGTCTCGTACGGCGGGAGTGTGATGAACACCGACGCGGCGAGGGCAGGATGCAGCTCGTGACGGCGGATGAGCGCGAGCGCCTCGGCCACCGTCGCGTCGGCGGAGAGGATGATCGGCTCGCTCGTCATCAGCCCGCCCGCGGTGTCGGGCCCGTACTTGAGGAGCTCGCGCACGTCCTCGGCCTCTTCGGGCTCCATGAGGTCGAGCAGCTGCTCCAGGCGCGTCTCGGGCAGCTGGCCGAGGAGGTCTGCCGCGTCGTCGGGCTCCATCGCGTCGAGGATGTCCGCGGCCCGCTCATCGCCGAGCTGCTCGAGGATGTGGATCTGGTCCTCCTCGGGCATCTCCTCGAGGGCGTCCGCCAGACGGTCGTCAGGCAGCTCCTCGGCGACTTCGAGCAGGCGCTCGTCGGGGAGGTCGAGGAGGGTGTTGGCCAGGTCGGCGGGGCGCAGCTCCGAGAACGTGGCCACCAGCTGCTCGGCCGACTGCGCCTCGCCCGGGTTCTGCTCCTCGCGCACGTCGCGCCAGTTCGCGAACGTGGTCGGCCCCTTGGCGAACGGCGACGCGCTGGTCTTGGGTCGGCGCAGGAACAGCTGGCCGATGTCCCACTCGCCGAGGCGGCTGCGCTCGATCGCGACGTCTTCGATGACAGCGTGCCCCGAGCCGTCGTTCAGGTACACCTTGCGTCCGAGCAGCTCCGCCATCACGCGCACCTCGCCGCCGCGCTGCTGGAACCGTCGCACGTTGATCAGCCCGGTGGTGATGACCTGTCCGGTCGCGATCGAGGTGACCCGTCCGATCGAGAGGAACACGTGACGACGGCCGGGGATCTCCACGACCAGGCCCACGACGCGGGGCGGATCATCTTTGCGATAGATGACGACCACGTCCCGCACTCTGCCGACACGATCGCCCGAGGGGTCGAACACGGTGCACCCGGCAAGGCGCGCGACGAAAACCCTCTGCGTGCTCACGGTCCCAGCGTAGCCGGGGGAGCGTGCGAGGATGGGGAGATGAGCATGTTCAGCGGGCGCCCGCCGCTGGGTGCCGACAGTGTCGGCCAGACCGTCGCCGGGTACCCCACCTATGAGGCGGCGCAGAAGGCCGTCTCGGCGCTCATCGCCGCCGAGGTCCCGGCGCGGGAGATCGCGATCGTGGGGCAGGAGCTGCGCTCGATCGAGCGTGTCACCGGTCGCCTGGGCTACGCCACCGCCGCCCGATCAGGGGCGATCAACGGCCTGCTGCTGGGCCTGCTGTTCTCCGCGATCCTGGTGCTCGGCAGCCCGACGGTGCCGATCCAGGCGTTCGTCGGCGTGCTGTTCGTGGGCATCGCGATCGGCATGCTCCTGAGCCTGGTCACCTTCTCGCTCGTGCGCCGCCGTCGCGACTTCGCGTCGGTCATGCAGGTGGTCGCCGACCACTACGAGGTCACCGTGGCGGCATCCAGCTTCCACAAGGCGCGGCAGGTGCTCGGGGCGCCTGCGGCACCGCCTTCTCCGCGCCCCGAACCCGCGCCCACCGACGAGCCGCCGCGCTACGGGGAGCGGGTCGCCGTCGCGCCCGAGACCGACGCGGAGGATGCCGCACCCGGCGAGCCGGCCGGTGCCGAACCGGACTCGTCCGAGGCGCCGGGGGAGCCGGGCGAGCGCGCGCCGCGCGACTGAGCGGGGCGTCGCCGTGTCCGAACGCGCCCTGCTGCTCGCCGTGGAGCTGCCCGCGGGGCAGGTCAGGGTGTCGGCTGTGCTCGCCGAGGCTCCGGGGGCGTGGGCCGCGATGGCGGTCGCGCACGGCGCGGGCACGCGCTTCGACCACCCGGGGGTGGTCGGAATCGCACGGGCGCTCGCCGACCGCGGTGTGACCACGTTGCGCTTCAACCTGCCTTACGCCGAGGCGGGCCGGCGCATGCCCGGACCGCCCGCCCACGCGGTGGCGGGATGGGCGGGCGCGTTCGAGGCCCTCGCCGACGTCGCCCCCGGGCTCGCACGCTGGGCGGCCGGTCGTTCGTATGGCGGCCGCATGGCGTCGGTGGCCGCCGCCGAGGGCGCGATCGATCCCGCGGGACTCGTCTATCTCGGCTATCCGCTCCACCCGCCGGGCAGGCCCGACAAGCCGCGCGTGGAGCACCTGCCCCGGGTCGCGGCGCGCCAGCTGTTCCTGTCGGGGACGAACGATCCGTTCGTCGACCCCCACGGCCAGCTCGAAGAAGCGGTCGCCTCGTGCCAGAGCGCGCAGCTCGTCTGGGTCGAGGGAGCCGGCCACTCCTTCGAGGTGAGGGGGCGCCGCCGCGCCGCCGACGAGATCGCCGCAGATCTCGCCGATCCGGTCGTCGCCTGGATGCGGGCGGGTTAGCGCCCGGCGACGCGCGGACAGATCAGCGACCGGCCGCGTAGCCCTGCATCCCACGGGGGTTGGCCGCAGCCCACAGCGTCCCGGTGTCGCGGTCGATGCCGACCGCGGAGAGCCTGCCCAGGCGCCAGTCGCCGGCGCGCGTCACGTCGTGACCGCGGCGGCGCAGCCCCTCGATCACCGTGTCGCCCAGGCGGTCCTCCACCACGATGCCGGCCGGGTCCCAGGTGCGCGGCCAGAACGAGTCGACGAGCGCGATCGTGTGCAGCGTGGGGGCGTCGATGGCCTCCTGAGCGCTCCACCCGCCGGCGAGCATGCGCAGCAGCATCGGCAGCTGCCACTGATCCTGCTGGTCGCCGCCGGGCGTGCCCAGCGCCATCGTCGCGACGCCCTCGCGCAGCACGAGCGTGGGGGTGAGGGTCGTGCGCGGGCGTGCGCCCGGCGCGAGCGCCGACGGCGCCGCGGCATCCAGCCACGTCATCTGCAGTCGCGTGCCGAGGCAGAATCCGAGCTCGGGGATGGTGGGGGAGGACTGCAGCCAGCCCCCCGACGGGGTGACCGCGATGATGTTGCCCCAGCGGTCGACGACGTCGATGTGGCAGGTGTCGCCGCGCGTGGATCCGGTGCGTGCGACGGTCGGCTCGCCCGTGCCCGCTGCGGCCGCGCCGTCGGCGCGCACGAGCGGGGGCGCGAAGCCGTGGTCGCCGAGCAGCGTTCCCGGCCGCCAGGTGTGGGAGGCCTC
This region includes:
- a CDS encoding magnesium transporter, yielding MSTQRVFVARLAGCTVFDPSGDRVGRVRDVVVIYRKDDPPRVVGLVVEIPGRRHVFLSIGRVTSIATGQVITTGLINVRRFQQRGGEVRVMAELLGRKVYLNDGSGHAVIEDVAIERSRLGEWDIGQLFLRRPKTSASPFAKGPTTFANWRDVREEQNPGEAQSAEQLVATFSELRPADLANTLLDLPDERLLEVAEELPDDRLADALEEMPEEDQIHILEQLGDERAADILDAMEPDDAADLLGQLPETRLEQLLDLMEPEEAEDVRELLKYGPDTAGGLMTSEPIILSADATVAEALALIRRHELHPALAASVFITLPPYETPTGRLLGTVHFQRMLRYPPHERVGAIIDDTLEPLPTTASAAEVARLLASYDLVSVPVVDKAHRLVGAVSVDDVLDYLLPDDWRSHDADEQPAPARPAPTARATPGVPR
- a CDS encoding general stress protein, translating into MSMFSGRPPLGADSVGQTVAGYPTYEAAQKAVSALIAAEVPAREIAIVGQELRSIERVTGRLGYATAARSGAINGLLLGLLFSAILVLGSPTVPIQAFVGVLFVGIAIGMLLSLVTFSLVRRRRDFASVMQVVADHYEVTVAASSFHKARQVLGAPAAPPSPRPEPAPTDEPPRYGERVAVAPETDAEDAAPGEPAGAEPDSSEAPGEPGERAPRD
- a CDS encoding alpha/beta hydrolase family protein, yielding MSERALLLAVELPAGQVRVSAVLAEAPGAWAAMAVAHGAGTRFDHPGVVGIARALADRGVTTLRFNLPYAEAGRRMPGPPAHAVAGWAGAFEALADVAPGLARWAAGRSYGGRMASVAAAEGAIDPAGLVYLGYPLHPPGRPDKPRVEHLPRVAARQLFLSGTNDPFVDPHGQLEEAVASCQSAQLVWVEGAGHSFEVRGRRRAADEIAADLADPVVAWMRAG